In Herbinix luporum, a single window of DNA contains:
- a CDS encoding response regulator — translation MGYIYVIEDDESIRELIRIALEGYGYNIKAYEAAEAAIENMKNEKPDLAIFDIMLPGMDGLSAIKLIRKDPVLKDIPIICLTAKDKELDKVAGLDVGADDYITKPFGVLELAARIRSLLRRIDKEDEKEMTAGKLTINLLTREVFIDGKSIDLTFKEYEVLLYLLENSSRVVSRDEMLNQIWGYEYDVESRTLDIHIRTLRQKLGSYGAEYIKTVRGVGYRFMKNQ, via the coding sequence ATGGGATATATTTATGTTATAGAAGACGATGAAAGCATCCGTGAACTTATTAGAATTGCACTAGAGGGCTATGGCTATAATATAAAAGCTTACGAGGCGGCAGAGGCAGCCATTGAAAATATGAAGAATGAAAAACCTGATTTGGCTATTTTTGATATTATGCTTCCGGGTATGGACGGATTATCAGCTATAAAACTTATTCGTAAGGATCCTGTCCTTAAAGACATTCCTATTATTTGTTTGACGGCAAAAGATAAAGAACTAGATAAGGTGGCGGGACTTGATGTTGGTGCAGACGATTATATTACTAAACCTTTTGGAGTTTTAGAATTGGCTGCAAGGATTAGATCCTTACTACGCAGAATAGATAAAGAAGATGAAAAGGAAATGACAGCCGGTAAACTTACTATAAATTTATTAACACGGGAAGTTTTTATAGATGGAAAATCAATAGATTTGACATTTAAAGAATATGAGGTCTTACTGTATTTGCTTGAAAACAGTTCTAGGGTTGTTTCAAGGGATGAGATGCTAAATCAAATTTGGGGATATGAATATGACGTAGAATCTAGAACACTTGATATACATATTCGTACCCTTAGGCAAAAATTAGGATCTTACGGAGCTGAATATATAAAGACTGTACGGGGCGTAGGATATCGTTTTATGAAAAATCAATAA
- the phoU gene encoding phosphate signaling complex protein PhoU has protein sequence MSARISFEAELKLLKKDLFEMARLIEKAIENIMIAFETQDEELAKEIIQGDRIVNDIEKAIEARCLSLIVKQQPVAGDLRMVTTALKVVTDMERIGDHAADIAELIIREKREHIYDLVKYIPDMGQATKAMVLDAVEAFTGKNLDMAREIIKRDDIVDDLFDKVKLEVANILRETTEHVDQCVDILMIAKYFERIGDHAVNICEWTEFRETGSVNNIRIL, from the coding sequence ATGAGTGCAAGAATTAGTTTTGAAGCTGAATTAAAATTGTTAAAAAAAGATTTATTTGAAATGGCTAGATTAATAGAAAAGGCAATCGAAAATATTATGATTGCTTTTGAAACTCAAGATGAAGAATTAGCAAAAGAAATTATACAGGGAGACAGAATAGTTAATGATATAGAAAAGGCAATCGAAGCTAGATGCCTGTCCTTGATTGTGAAGCAGCAACCGGTTGCCGGTGATTTAAGGATGGTAACTACTGCCCTAAAGGTTGTGACAGATATGGAACGTATAGGAGATCATGCGGCGGATATAGCTGAATTAATAATTCGTGAAAAGAGAGAGCATATATATGATTTAGTAAAATATATTCCTGATATGGGTCAGGCAACAAAGGCCATGGTTCTTGATGCTGTAGAGGCATTTACAGGAAAGAACTTAGATATGGCCAGGGAAATAATAAAAAGAGATGATATTGTTGATGACTTATTTGATAAGGTTAAGCTTGAAGTAGCAAATATATTGAGAGAAACCACGGAACATGTAGATCAATGTGTTGATATATTAATGATAGCTAAATATTTTGAGCGTATAGGAGACCATGCGGTAAATATATGCGAATGGACAGAATTTCGCGAGACAGGTTCTGTTAATAATATAAGAATATTATAA
- the pstB gene encoding phosphate ABC transporter ATP-binding protein PstB: MEDSILKDKISTKNLNLYYGTNHALKDININIKEKAITAFIGPSGCGKSTFLRTLNRMNDLIPEVSIRGEVNLDGENIYDPRVDTTLLRKKVGMVFQQPNPFPMSIYDNIAYGPRIHGIKDKSKLDEIVEKSLIGAALFDEVKDRLKKSALGLSGGQQQRLCIARALAVEPEVLLMDEPTSALDPISTLKIEDLMSELKEKYTVVIVTHNMQQAARISDYTAFFLVGEVIEFTNTDTLFTRPQDKRTEDYITGRFG; the protein is encoded by the coding sequence ATGGAGGATAGTATCTTGAAAGATAAGATTAGTACAAAAAATTTAAATTTATATTATGGAACAAATCATGCCTTAAAAGACATTAATATAAATATTAAGGAGAAGGCAATTACTGCATTTATAGGTCCTTCCGGATGTGGAAAATCCACATTCCTTAGAACATTAAATAGAATGAATGATTTAATACCGGAAGTATCAATTAGAGGAGAAGTTAATTTAGATGGAGAGAATATATATGACCCTAGGGTAGATACAACCTTGCTTCGTAAGAAGGTTGGTATGGTTTTTCAACAACCGAATCCTTTTCCCATGTCTATATACGATAATATAGCCTATGGACCTAGGATTCATGGTATAAAGGATAAGTCAAAGCTTGATGAAATAGTTGAAAAAAGCCTTATAGGAGCGGCACTGTTTGATGAAGTAAAGGATAGACTAAAAAAATCTGCCTTAGGTTTATCAGGAGGTCAGCAGCAAAGGCTTTGTATAGCAAGGGCTTTAGCAGTAGAACCGGAAGTACTATTAATGGATGAACCTACATCTGCATTAGACCCCATTTCTACCCTTAAGATAGAGGATTTAATGTCAGAACTTAAAGAAAAATATACAGTAGTAATTGTAACCCACAATATGCAGCAAGCAGCCCGTATTTCTGACTATACAGCCTTTTTCCTTGTAGGTGAAGTTATAGAATTTACCAATACCGATACTTTATTTACAAGACCTCAAGATAAGAGGACAGAAGACTATATAACCGGTAGATTTGGCTAG